The following nucleotide sequence is from Chryseobacterium sp. CY350.
AAAGAAATGAAGTCTTTTACTTCAAAAATGAATGTCGGAAATACAAATCCGAATACTTTAAACTACGATCTTCAATATCAAAGGATGGATGTAAGCATCAATCCGTCGGTGGCTCAGATATCGGGTTCTGTAACTTCTCATTTTAAGCCTACACAGGCAATGAGCAGTATTTATTTTGATCTGAGTAATCAACTTACAGTTTCTCAGGTTACTTTCCATGGTCAGCCTCTTGCTTTTCAGCAGTTGGCTACAAAAGAAGTGAAAATTAACTTTACATCTTCTGTTCCTGCCAATGTCTTAGATTCTTTGACGATACAGTATAGCGGTGTTCCACCAACGACAAACAATGCTTTCTTTACCAATATTCAGGGTGGAAATCCGGTTCTTTCTACTTTAAATGAACCTTACGGCGCACAAGATTGGTTTCCTACGAAGCAAAGTTTAAATGATAAGATCGATCGGTTCGATATTAAAGTGACTACGCCATCTCAATATAGTGTAGCTTCAAACGGCAGATTGATGAGCGAAACAATTTTAGGAAGCGGACAAAAAGTAACGTTCTGGAGAACCCAATATCCTACAGCAGCGTATTTGGTAGCTTTGTCAATTACAAATTTTGTTAAACTTAATGACACGATTGGTAATCCGCCATTTCCTTTTGTGAACTATATCTATCCGTCCACATCAACAAATACGGCAAGTATGACTAATATTGAGTGGACGAAAACAGTTATGAATACATTTGAAACATATTTCGGTCCGTATCCTTTCAGAAATGAGAAATACGGTCATATGGAATTCACAGCAGGCGGCGGGATGGAACATCAGACGATGTCTTCTATGGGAGCGTGGAGCAAACAGCTTGTTGCGCATGAGCTGGCGCATCAATGGTTTGGAGATAAAGTGACCTGCGGAGCATGGAATGATATTTGGCTAAATGAAGGTTTTGCGACATTTGGAGAACATGTTGCCAACGAAAAATTATTGATGACCAATACTCAGTTTTTAAGCTATCTTTTAGATCAGAAAAATTTTATTACCAATGCTAATGGTGGAAGTGTATATGTTTCCGATGCAAATTTAGGTAATATAGGAACTATTTTTGACGGCAGATTAACCTACGCAAAGGGTGGATATGTTGTAAGAATGATCAAATGGATTTTAGGTGAAACCGTTTTTTATCAGGCTCTTAAAGATTATCATGCAAGACCGAATTTGGCATATAACTATGTGAAAACTTCAGATTTCAACACATCTTTATTACAATCAACGGGAAAAGATTTTACAGGTTTTTTCGCAGATTGGATCTACGGTCAAGGTCAGCCAACTTATGATATTCGTTGGAAGCAGGCCGGGAACGCCCTTACTTTCAAAGCTTCGCAAACGCAGAGTCACTCATCGGTAAGTTTTTTCGATATGCCTTTGCCTATAAAAGTTAACGGAACTGGCGGTCAGGTTGCTTATTTTGCTCTTGATAATACCTCAAACAATCAGTACTTTACAGAAACAGTAGCATTTCCGGTTGCGAGTGTAGAATTTAATTACGAATACCACATTTTGGAGAAAAACTCTACAGTGATACAAGATAATACTTTGAGCACTGCAGAAATCAAACTTTCAGAATTTACAATTTATCCAAATCCCGCAAAAGATGAATTATTTGTTTCAGGTTTAAAAAGACCTACAGATTTTTCAATATATACGGCCGACGGCAGATTGGTTAGAAAAGGAATTACCGACAAAAAGATTGATATTTCTTTATTATCTAAAGGAGTTTATTTGATCAACATTGGAAATACTAATTTTAAATTTGTAAAAGAGTAAATTCACCAGTTTCAAAAAATAATATAAAAATAGTAAAGCCTTCAATGTGAAGGCTTTGTCATTTTAAGTATAATTCCATAGTATAAGGAATGACTTCTCTTTTGTATATCTAAATTTAATTAAAAAATTATCACATCACATAATAATATAATGTTGGGGAAAAAGAAGATACTTTCCAGCCTTTTTGTTAAATTAGCAAACCTAAAATATTATTATAATGATCTCTGAAAAGTATCTTGAAAATCTACAGAACGAACTGACAAATATTGAAAACGACGGTCTTTTTAAAAAAGAAAGAATCATCACGTCGCAGCAAAGTGCAGAAATAGAAGCCAATGGAAAAAGGCTGCTGAATTTTTGTGCCAACAATTATCTCGGACTTTCGAATCATCCTGAAGTGATGAAAGCTTCTCAAGATATGATTGAATCTCATGGTTACGGGATGTCTTCGGTACGTTTTATCTGCGGAACTCAGGATATTCACAAACAATTAGAAGAGAAAATTGCTAAGTTCTTAGGCCTTGAAGACACCATTTTGTACGCAGCTTGTTTTGATGCAAACGGAGGAGTTTTCGAACCTTTATTTACAGATGAAGATGCGATTATTTCTGATGAGCTGAATCACGCTTCGATTATTGATGGAGTTCGTCTTTGTAAAGCGGCAAGATACCGTTATAAAAACAATAATATGGAAGATCTTGAAGCGCAGTTAATTGCCGCTTCAGAGAAAAATCACAGATTCAAAATCATCGTTACCGACGGCGTTTTCTCGATGGATGGAATTGTTGCAGACTTGAAAGGAGTTTGCGATCTGGCAGATAAATATGATGCTTTGGTCATGGTAGACGATTCTCACGCAACAGGTTTTATAGGAAAAACAGGTCGTGGTACGCACGAGGCAAACGAAGTGATGGGTAGAGTAGATATTATTACTTCAACTCTTGGAAAGGCTTTGGGTGGTGCTTTAGGAGGATTTACTTCGGGTAAAAAAGAAATCATTGATATGCTGAGACAGCGTTCTCGTCCGTATTTATTTTCAAACTCATTAGCTCCCGGAATTGTTGGGGCAGCTTTGAAAGTAATAGACATGATTTCTGATGATACAACACTTAGAGATCAGGTGATGGAAAATGCAGAATATTTCAGAAAAGAAATGAAAGCTAAAGGTTTTGATATTCCTGAAGGTGATGCGGCGATTGTTCCTGTGATGCTGTACGATGCAAAATTGGCTCAGAAAATGGCTGAAAAGTTGATGGATGAAGGCATTTATGTGATAGGATTCTTCTACCCGGTTGTTCCTAAGGAAAAAGCGAGAATCAGAGTACAGCTTTCTGCAGCTCACACAAGAGAACATTTGGACAAAGCAATTGCCGGTTTTGAAAAAGTAGGGAAAGAATTGGGAGTGATTTCTTAGAAGATAAAACTCATAAAATATAATCGATTCTACAATTGTAGAATAAAAACAGAATTTCTATATTTACAGAAATTCTGTTTTTTTTATGATGAAAAATATTGTACTTACACTGCTCTCAATTTTTGTTTTTGTTTCCTGCAAAACAAAGGAAATTAATCAATACAAAAAATTCCCGGATAAAAGCCAAAAACGACATGGCAATTGGCGGGAAGAATATTCTTCAGATCAGGGAACTCTTATTGCGCTTGGTAAATATAAAAACGGAGAAAAAGTAGGAGTCTGGAAAACAACTTTTGAAGATAAACTGTATCAAAAAGATAAAATCAGAAAAAATTTAACGAAGACTAAATTGTATCATTCGAATGGTAAAATAATGGAGAAAGGTCAGTCTAGATTAGATATTTCTGACGTTCAGAGACATTGGTATTATTTCGGTGACTGGACATACTATGATGAAAACGGAAAGTTGAAGTATGTAAAAAAATATTCCGACGGCAAAAAAGTCGACAGTATTTCTTTTCTAAGGTGATTTTTTTAAAACTGAAATTACTTTGTTCCCGAATGTGGAATTTTGTTATTTTTAGGATATTATTTTTTGAATCAATCTATGAAAAAATTTCTACTTCTGATTTTTATTTGCCTTTTGTCAAGTCCGTTTTCTGCACAGTCTGAAGAGTATAAATCAATCATTTCGGTAAGTTCATTTTCTCCGTTTCGTGATCAGCGATATAATGTCGGCTATATGCGAAAGGTATCAGAGAGATGGTGGATTGGTACTGAAGTAGCTTATGGAGCTAACGGAATGACTCCAATAAATATTGGTAATTTCGAGGGTAAAAACAGGATTTTTGAGATCAGGCCTGAAGTATTTTACAGCTTGGCACCACAATCAAGGTTAAAACATTTTGTCTCAGCAGAAGCATTTTATCTAAATCAGATCGGAAAAGGTGTTACAGGGAATTACTATGACAGAAATGAGGATTACTATTCTTTCAGTTCATCAGATTATAAGAGAATAAAGTACGGTCTCAATATTAACTACAGTATCTTGCTTCATAAAGAGACATCATGGTTTGGTTTTATGCCCAAAATCGGTTTTGGATTGCGGCATAGGGATATTTCTTACACGAATACGATTGATAAAATACCTGCCGATCCTCCGATAGATGGTTTACCTTTTGACTATCACTTAAATCGCGAAGGTTCAGATCTGCTTTTTAATTTTAATATTGACATGAAACTGATTTTTAAATTTTAAAATCATTCAATTATTGTTATTTAGTCATCATTTCCTCACATTAAATTCACTTTTTTTCTGAAATAAACTATCTTTGCACACAAATTTTTAAGATGCTGTATACCATCATCAAGGCGTTGCATATTATTTTTATGGTCAGTTATTTTGCGGGAATATTTTATCTCGTGAGAATTTTTGTGTACTATAAAGATACCGACGATTTTGCAGAAGAAAAAAAGAAAATTCTTAGAGAACAATATATCTTCATGGCACGCAGATTATGGAATATCATCACGGTTCCCGCAGGTGTCATTATGGCGGTTTGTGGTCTTATCATGATTATTTTGAATACCGGCTTAATGAAAATGCCGTGGTTTCATCTTAAACTAACTTTTCTGGTTGGTTTGGCGGTCTTCCACTATTGGGCTTGGCGAAAACTTAATGTAATTAAGAATCTAAACGGTGACACGCTTTCTACTTCTAATGTGAAACTGAGACAGATCAACGAGATTGCAACATTCATATTATTTCTTGTTGTCTTTACAGTCATTCTTAAATCTTCTGTCATTGAATATTGGTGGCAATTAATCACCGGCTTTTTCATTCTTGTATTTTTAATTATGATGACGGTGAAACTAGTGAATAAGAGTAAAAAAAATAAATAAAATTATCAGTTAAGAGTGATGGAACCGCAAGTTCAATCATTGCTCGTAACGTATAATTTATAACCCATAACTAAAAAACATGATTGCAATTTTTAAAAAAGAACTTTGGAGTTACTTTGGAAACTGGAGCGCATGGATGATTATTGCGGCTTTCAGTCTGATAATGACTCTGTTTCTCTTTTTCTTCGAGAACGATTCTAATATTTTTGATATTGGGCTGGCTTCTTTACAAAGCTATTTCGTTTTGGTTCCGTGGTTGTTGATGTTTATAATTCCGGCACTGTCGATGAAAACATTTGCAGAAGAACAGCAAACCGGAACATTGAACTGGCTTTTTTCTCAGCCTTTAAAGGTTTCAGAATTGGTTTTTGGTAAATTTCTCTCAGTTTGGGTAGTTGGAATTTTGTGTCTCATTCCTTCACTCATTTATCTCTATACCGTTTACGTTTTGGGAGTTCCGGAAGGAAATATCGATTTAGGAATGACATTCGGAAGTTATTTCGGATTAATTATTCTGATCGCAGCATTTGCGGGAGTTGGAATTTTAGCTTCTTCGCTATCTCAAAATCAGATCATGGCTTATTTGCTTGGAATTTTTATGTGTTTCATCATGTATTTCGGTATTGAGCAGTTGGCGAGTTACAAATTGTTGGGCGGAGCAGATTTCATCTTGCAGAATATCGGTTTTTATCAGCATTTTTTAGGCTTTACGAGAGGTTTGATTGATTTTAAAGATGTAGCCTATTTTGTGTTTGTCATCGGTCTTACGTTGGCATTGTCTAATCATTTTATCACTAAAAAGAAGTAAAAACATGAAGAAGATATCCTTAAAATCTCCATTTGGCATTTTACTGTTTGTAATTTTACCTTTAAGCATCATTTTGATGTTTTCCGGAATTCGGTTAGATTTAACTAAAGAAAAAAGATACACACTTTCTGAGAGCACAATTAAAGTTTTAGAATCGATCAAAAAACCTGTAACGGTAGATGTTTATCTTGAAGGAGATTTCCCGGCAAGCTTCAAGCAGTTGCAGAGTGAGACAAGATTTATGTTGGAGGAATTCAGAAAGATCAATCCGAAAATTGATTTTAAATTTATTGATCCCATTAAAACAAAAATGTCTCAGGATACTTTGATGGCTATGGGAATGCAGCCTTCTATTCTTCCGGACAATAAAGATGGGAAAATTACCCAGATTTACCTTTTTCCATATGCGGTCGTAAAGCAGGGGCGAAACGGCGCGTCGATTCCTTTGGTTGTACAGCAGGCTAATATTAATGCGGATGACCAACTGAGAAAATCAATTGAAAATTTAGAATATAATTTAGTTTCAAATATTAAATCGGTTGCAACTAATAAAAGAAAAAAAGTCGGCATTTTAGTCAATCAGGATGAGTTGAGGCCCGAAGAATTTCAGGGCTTTATGAATCTCGCTTTAGAAAGTTATGATGCAGGTCCCGTAATCCCGAAAAATAATGTGGAACTGACTTTAGCCGATCTACCGCTTCTGAAGCAAATGAGTGCTTTGGTCATTGCAAAACCTAGAAAAGCATTTACAGATGGCGAAAAAGTAATTTTAGATCAATACATCATGAACGGCGGAAAAACCCTTTGGATGATTGATGCCGTAAACGCTGAAATGGATACGCTAACGAGGTCTAAAAAAGTAATGCCATTTCCTGTTGATATCAATATGACCGATTTTTTCTTCAATTATGGCTTAAGAATAAATCCGGCATTGGTAAAAGATGTGAAAAAATTTGCTTTACTTAAATTGGTTACAGGCGAGGTAGGAGGGAATCC
It contains:
- a CDS encoding M1 family aminopeptidase encodes the protein MKKNYLFIFSILISQIFFAQENLEKKGLMAKEMKSFTSKMNVGNTNPNTLNYDLQYQRMDVSINPSVAQISGSVTSHFKPTQAMSSIYFDLSNQLTVSQVTFHGQPLAFQQLATKEVKINFTSSVPANVLDSLTIQYSGVPPTTNNAFFTNIQGGNPVLSTLNEPYGAQDWFPTKQSLNDKIDRFDIKVTTPSQYSVASNGRLMSETILGSGQKVTFWRTQYPTAAYLVALSITNFVKLNDTIGNPPFPFVNYIYPSTSTNTASMTNIEWTKTVMNTFETYFGPYPFRNEKYGHMEFTAGGGMEHQTMSSMGAWSKQLVAHELAHQWFGDKVTCGAWNDIWLNEGFATFGEHVANEKLLMTNTQFLSYLLDQKNFITNANGGSVYVSDANLGNIGTIFDGRLTYAKGGYVVRMIKWILGETVFYQALKDYHARPNLAYNYVKTSDFNTSLLQSTGKDFTGFFADWIYGQGQPTYDIRWKQAGNALTFKASQTQSHSSVSFFDMPLPIKVNGTGGQVAYFALDNTSNNQYFTETVAFPVASVEFNYEYHILEKNSTVIQDNTLSTAEIKLSEFTIYPNPAKDELFVSGLKRPTDFSIYTADGRLVRKGITDKKIDISLLSKGVYLINIGNTNFKFVKE
- the kbl gene encoding glycine C-acetyltransferase, producing MISEKYLENLQNELTNIENDGLFKKERIITSQQSAEIEANGKRLLNFCANNYLGLSNHPEVMKASQDMIESHGYGMSSVRFICGTQDIHKQLEEKIAKFLGLEDTILYAACFDANGGVFEPLFTDEDAIISDELNHASIIDGVRLCKAARYRYKNNNMEDLEAQLIAASEKNHRFKIIVTDGVFSMDGIVADLKGVCDLADKYDALVMVDDSHATGFIGKTGRGTHEANEVMGRVDIITSTLGKALGGALGGFTSGKKEIIDMLRQRSRPYLFSNSLAPGIVGAALKVIDMISDDTTLRDQVMENAEYFRKEMKAKGFDIPEGDAAIVPVMLYDAKLAQKMAEKLMDEGIYVIGFFYPVVPKEKARIRVQLSAAHTREHLDKAIAGFEKVGKELGVIS
- a CDS encoding toxin-antitoxin system YwqK family antitoxin — its product is MMKNIVLTLLSIFVFVSCKTKEINQYKKFPDKSQKRHGNWREEYSSDQGTLIALGKYKNGEKVGVWKTTFEDKLYQKDKIRKNLTKTKLYHSNGKIMEKGQSRLDISDVQRHWYYFGDWTYYDENGKLKYVKKYSDGKKVDSISFLR
- a CDS encoding CopD family protein codes for the protein MLYTIIKALHIIFMVSYFAGIFYLVRIFVYYKDTDDFAEEKKKILREQYIFMARRLWNIITVPAGVIMAVCGLIMIILNTGLMKMPWFHLKLTFLVGLAVFHYWAWRKLNVIKNLNGDTLSTSNVKLRQINEIATFILFLVVFTVILKSSVIEYWWQLITGFFILVFLIMMTVKLVNKSKKNK
- a CDS encoding ABC transporter permease subunit codes for the protein MIAIFKKELWSYFGNWSAWMIIAAFSLIMTLFLFFFENDSNIFDIGLASLQSYFVLVPWLLMFIIPALSMKTFAEEQQTGTLNWLFSQPLKVSELVFGKFLSVWVVGILCLIPSLIYLYTVYVLGVPEGNIDLGMTFGSYFGLIILIAAFAGVGILASSLSQNQIMAYLLGIFMCFIMYFGIEQLASYKLLGGADFILQNIGFYQHFLGFTRGLIDFKDVAYFVFVIGLTLALSNHFITKKK
- the gldG gene encoding gliding motility-associated ABC transporter substrate-binding protein GldG; this encodes MKKISLKSPFGILLFVILPLSIILMFSGIRLDLTKEKRYTLSESTIKVLESIKKPVTVDVYLEGDFPASFKQLQSETRFMLEEFRKINPKIDFKFIDPIKTKMSQDTLMAMGMQPSILPDNKDGKITQIYLFPYAVVKQGRNGASIPLVVQQANINADDQLRKSIENLEYNLVSNIKSVATNKRKKVGILVNQDELRPEEFQGFMNLALESYDAGPVIPKNNVELTLADLPLLKQMSALVIAKPRKAFTDGEKVILDQYIMNGGKTLWMIDAVNAEMDTLTRSKKVMPFPVDINMTDFFFNYGLRINPALVKDVKKFALLKLVTGEVGGNPQYTSLPWPYFPLGIAENNNPITKNINPVKFEFPTSIDTLGGKKFKTKVLFESSERTLLKQVPNYVELSEIASVDSLGQMEKPSTPKIFAVALEGKFSSAYASRIERQSYPGFKATSPENKMIVIADGDVGRNKTHKGEPLPLGVDRLTDEQFGNEQFLRNALDYLLDDSNLMELRNRNIEERLLDRHRISEEKANWQWFNLLLPLVIIGLLGGLFFYLRKKKFG